From Rhodovastum atsumiense, a single genomic window includes:
- the lpxD gene encoding UDP-3-O-(3-hydroxymyristoyl)glucosamine N-acyltransferase — MSIGDPRFFARSGPYPLATVAKAAGGTAPEADLLLTGVAPLQAARPDEVSFLDNRRYAAALEVTSAGAVIVHPDMIARVPSGVVPIVTRNPYEGWARVAGLFHPKAPDAPGIHPTAFVDERALIDPSAGIGQFALVEAGAEVGARCRIGPYAAIGEGVVIGPDCRVGAHASLSHAIVGARVYVYPGARIGQEGFSFAHTEDGFLSVPQLGRVVLGDDVEVGANTTIDRGSTGDTVIGAGSRLDNLVQIGHNVCLGRCCVIVAQVGIAGSTVLGDFVQVGGQAAIAGHIRIGQGARIGAQAGVMSDVPAGAALVGSPAQPRQQFFRQVAVLKRMTRRGL; from the coding sequence ATGTCGATCGGCGACCCGCGCTTCTTCGCCAGAAGCGGACCATACCCACTTGCTACCGTTGCCAAGGCGGCAGGCGGCACGGCGCCCGAGGCCGATCTGCTGCTGACGGGTGTCGCTCCATTGCAGGCCGCCCGGCCTGATGAGGTGAGCTTCCTCGACAACCGGCGTTACGCCGCGGCGCTTGAGGTGACCTCGGCGGGCGCGGTGATCGTCCATCCGGACATGATCGCGCGGGTGCCGTCAGGGGTGGTGCCGATCGTCACGCGAAACCCGTACGAAGGGTGGGCGCGGGTGGCTGGCCTGTTCCACCCAAAGGCTCCGGATGCTCCTGGCATACATCCCACGGCGTTCGTCGATGAGCGGGCGCTGATCGATCCCTCGGCCGGGATCGGGCAGTTTGCCCTGGTGGAAGCAGGGGCCGAAGTCGGCGCCCGCTGTCGGATCGGGCCCTACGCCGCCATCGGTGAGGGCGTGGTCATCGGCCCCGACTGCCGGGTTGGCGCGCACGCGAGCCTGAGCCATGCCATTGTCGGTGCACGGGTCTATGTCTACCCGGGCGCGCGCATCGGGCAGGAAGGCTTCAGCTTCGCACACACCGAAGACGGCTTCCTGTCGGTCCCACAGCTCGGACGCGTGGTCCTGGGCGACGATGTGGAGGTCGGCGCCAACACCACCATCGACCGGGGTTCGACAGGTGATACGGTGATCGGTGCGGGCTCGCGCCTCGATAACCTCGTGCAGATCGGGCACAACGTCTGCCTTGGCCGATGCTGCGTCATCGTGGCGCAGGTGGGCATCGCAGGCTCGACGGTGCTCGGCGACTTCGTTCAGGTCGGTGGGCAGGCAGCTATCGCCGGGCACATCCGCATCGGGCAGGGAGCCAGGATCGGAGCGCAGGCGGGCGTGATGTCGGACGTGCCCGCTGGCGCCGCCCTGGTCGGCAGCCCCGCCCAGCCGAGGCAGCAGTTCTTCCGGCAGGTAGCCGTCCTGAAGCGCATGACCCGTCGAGGACTGTGA